One Brienomyrus brachyistius isolate T26 chromosome 24, BBRACH_0.4, whole genome shotgun sequence DNA segment encodes these proteins:
- the LOC125719939 gene encoding SLC35A4 upstream open reading frame protein-like isoform X1, with amino-acid sequence MPVLLYLSDHTLQTGLQCFRANATYNADPLKQLKDLASLKDQLEDIQKKVENEVQAGIPQGGSLLESPFLKGFVAGYIVSRLRSSAILGVVLGACTGMYVAQNFDVPNIERTLKDYFQSLKKGPK; translated from the exons ATGCCGGTGCTTTTATACCTTTCTGATCACACTTTGCAGACCGGATTACAGTGTTTTCGGGCGAATGCGACTTATAATGCG GATCCTCTGAAGCAGCTGAAAGATCTTGCGTCTCTGAAAGACCAGCTGGAAGACATTCAGAAGAAGGTTGAGAATGAGGTGCAGGCAGGGATCCCCCAG GGTGGCAGTCTGTTGGAGTCGCCGTTCCTAAAGGGCTTCGTGGCGGGCTACATCGTGTCCAGGCTCCGGTCCTCCGCCATCCTGGGCGTCGTACTGGGCGCCTGCACTGGGATGTACGTTGCACAAAACTTCGACGTGCCCAACATCGAGAGAACCCTGAAAGATTACTTTCAGTCCCTCAAGAAAGGACcaaaatga
- the LOC125719938 gene encoding testican-3-like, which yields MAESHNEPLIPNPGEQTIISMRDPERDSNRKAFKVAGFTVLACLLVAGQALTAYFVLSQKSKLGDIEQSNESLRKQLLHQTGGSSGTKMINVPIHSMPAMVYDLKPDSDKGPSPIPMTGFKCKNGSSKLPGFQPVCDEEGNYRPMQCWKGSCWCVDSNGTEIPNSYRPGRAQCGEVQGLRDVRDTYSMEELSDQ from the exons ATGGCTGAGTCTCACAACGAGCCGCTCATCCCGAATCCCGGGGAGCAAACTATCATCAGCATGCGCGACCCCGAGAG AGATTCCAACCGGAAGGCATTCAAGGTAGCGGGTTTCACCGTGCTGGCCTGCCTGCTCGTCGCCGGCCAGGCGCTCACCGCTTACTTCGTCCTGAGCCAGAAGAGCAAGCTGGGCGACATCGAGCAGAGCAACGAGTCCCTGAGGAAGCAGCTGCTTCACCAGACTGGAG gATCTTCCGGAACCAAGATGATCAATGTTCCCATTCACAGCATGCCCGCGATGGTGTATGACTTGAAGCCGGACAGCGACAAA GGCCCTTCCCCCATTCCCATGACAG GATTCAAGTGTAAGAACGGCTCCTCCAAGCTGCCGGGTTTCCAGCCTGTTTGCGATGAAGAGGGTAACTATCGGCCCATGCAGTGCTGGAAGGGCTCCTGCTGGTGCGTGGACAGCAATGGGACTGAAATTCCCAACTCTTACAGGCCGGGGAGAGCGCAGTGTGGAGAAGTGCAAG GCCTCCGCGATGTAAGGGACACGTACAGCATGGAAGAATTGTCTG ATCAGTAA
- the LOC125719939 gene encoding SLC35A4 upstream open reading frame protein-like isoform X2: MANDKDPLKQLKDLASLKDQLEDIQKKVENEVQAGIPQGGSLLESPFLKGFVAGYIVSRLRSSAILGVVLGACTGMYVAQNFDVPNIERTLKDYFQSLKKGPK; this comes from the exons GATCCTCTGAAGCAGCTGAAAGATCTTGCGTCTCTGAAAGACCAGCTGGAAGACATTCAGAAGAAGGTTGAGAATGAGGTGCAGGCAGGGATCCCCCAG GGTGGCAGTCTGTTGGAGTCGCCGTTCCTAAAGGGCTTCGTGGCGGGCTACATCGTGTCCAGGCTCCGGTCCTCCGCCATCCTGGGCGTCGTACTGGGCGCCTGCACTGGGATGTACGTTGCACAAAACTTCGACGTGCCCAACATCGAGAGAACCCTGAAAGATTACTTTCAGTCCCTCAAGAAAGGACcaaaatga